atttgaaaatagcTGTTGAGTTCAATTAGCTCTGTGTAAAAATAAGATCATAATTTATGTTCCAACGCAAAATTGAGATCAAAATAATTAAGTGTTTAATAGGCATGCGGTGCACTGCGGCTGTTTCAATACCAATATTCAATACTTTCCTGGATAAAAGTGATATAATTCAATTTTAtacagttatttaaaatgattcaatGTGGTTGGTATGTAGCTTAAGTCCATTTTATAAACTTTACAAGCACCAGCACTCGAACCATGGTGCAGCCTTTATGGCTTTTAAGattttgtgtgcaaaaatgttttgtaaaatcCATTTTCTAGACCACTAACTACAACGAAGATAATCTAAAGTACACAAATATCTATTTGCTTTAAATTACAATATATGGTTATCTTTTGTGGTCTTACAGTTAATCATCAGCTAGAAGTAAACAAAGATTTTTAAGCACAATAAGGAAAAGAATGTCATTAGCTGATATTTGTGCTTTTATGTATGACACAATTTGTACAGTACTATTTCATAGAAATTAAACGGCTcgttttgattattttaggGGACATACTAAATACCGCCTAGCAAATTAAATCTAATCATTAATGTCACTTCACTATTAAttgatataatataattaaaaaaaatattgcaaagtaaaaataataaatgcacaTGTTTCACcagttttaaacaaaacagacagtaaaacaatttaaattcaACAATTCTACTTCTATATAACTTTTGGCAATAAGTGAATTAACTGAAATATATAtaccaaaaatatatatgtacagtatatgaaAAAACATAAATCACAATGTGTAAttccaagaaaacaaaacaatgactttAGAGCAGGCACCTTTTATGTTCATCTCCCTTTTGTGTGTGATCAGCAGATGTGATATTCAAAGATATGACGTATGCGATCCTGGCTGTGATACGTTGGTCCATGTCACGAGACACAAAAGTAACTCacgtaaataataaaaaaaaaaaaaaaaaaagaattatttaGCAAAATGTTTTAGTTGACTGTTTTAGTTGACATAATAAAGCCAGTAAATAATGTTGAAAAAGGAGAAGACAGTTGGGAAGATCATCCGCGACCATTTGTCTATGGAGTTGACGTCGGTCAAGTCTGGAATGTTGATCTTGAGCTGCGAGGTGCGCCTCCGTAGTCGACTCTTCTTCTGAGTCATGTGGCGCTCCAACGTGTTTCGGCCAAAATTGTGGCGGGCCAGCCCTGCTTTGCGGTACTGAAGGGTAGAGCTGTCGTACGTTAGCATGGTGTTCCGCGGGTCATTCAGACCCAAAGCCAGCTCTGAAATTCCCATGTCGTTCTTGATGTCCAAAGTACTCAGCAAGATGTTTTCATGTGGGTCCATCTGATGAAGAGAAATGTCAGCGTTGGTCATCAAAGTGCCTTGGACTTGATTCTGCTTGAGTTCTTGATatgtgtgcattttattttatgaaaattTGACTTTCCTAAAATATTCCTGGCGACAAACCCTGACTTAAGTGATTTCAAATTGATAGTCACAACCTCATGTGGCAAATATATTGGTTCGATTTTTCGTCACCTTATTCTTTTGGTCGCCGAGTCCGATTGCACCGTCGTCCATAAAGATAGGTTCCCACATTGAGTCGTGACCGTCGAGATCCCGTTGTTTCATCCTGGCGTACAAAGTGTCATCTCGGCCAACGACGTTGCCCACCAGCCACTACAACACATGGTGATGCTTGCTTAGTCAAGTGAAGAGCAAATCCCTTGAAGAGTTAGTCCTACCTTGTTTGGGTCCATTcgcattttttcattgttgGCTGTAGCCGTCTTCTCGGCGGCCCTTTTCTGACGCTGAGGGCCCCGACCAAAGAAGATGTAGTTGACCAATGCGTACTCCAGTAAGGCCAGAAAGACAAAGACGAAGCAACCCATGAGGTACATGTCAATGGCTTTGACGTAGGGGATTTTGGGAAGCGTTTCTCTCAGATGGGTGTTGATGGTGGTCATAGTCAGCACCGTGGTAATacctgatggaaaaaaagttgattggAAGATATAGGAGAGCGCTCATGGTGCAACGGTAGATTTATCTCTGCAACACCTAATGCTTATCTAATCTATGAGCCGCCACATCTTTGCTTCATTGATCCTGTCAGAGTCCATGAAAGTGAGTAGCTTACCCTTGTAACTTGAAATCTTGCATTTAGAAGCCAGCTAATTTTACCTTTTTAATTCAAACGTCAACCTTGGTCTCGTTCATTAGGTGAGAACTCCCGCTGAGGAAAGTGGTGGATGCTTTCAAACGCTTCGGGCATGGTTATGAAATTGAGCTTGTATTTAAATTTGCTTTCACTCTTGACTTTCAAAGTAGTTTTATGAGAAATTACAAGAATTCCGTACTGGCTCATTCAAATGCATTACAGTACATAGTTTTGTAAAATGTTAGTACATTTCTTTtgacttgtcttttttttttttttcttcttcttcagtgaaTGGTACCCGACTTACCTAGAGCAACTCTGGCAGCAGATGCATCATAGTTGATCCAAAAGGAGACCCAGGAGAGAATGGTGATGAGGATTGAAGGCATATACGTTTGCAGGATGAAGTATCCGATGTTTCGCTTCAGCTTAAAACTTAACGACAGGCGGGGATAAGATCCTACACAGTTGGAAAAAGGTAAAAACCAGCGGTCAGTGTTGAATTGTCCAAGCTATTTTGATTTTAGCATTTCTGAAGACGATGAGCATTTCGATGAGCCGCGGTCAAAACGTTAAAATGGAGGAAACAGTGCTTGGTCAAAAAGTAATTGTTCAAGCGTATGCATAAACCAATAAGTTCAAGTCGTGGCCTTCATGtggtatttcatttcaaatttgccaTGAAATTAGACTTTGAACCTGATCATCACATTGATATAAATTTGTTTGGTGTTGTGAAATGCACTGTATAGATGCACTTTTTTTGATGAAGGTGGGACCATAACTAAACTCCAACCCAATTGTAAAATGTCACCCATAAGAGCATGACAAGAAATTGCAATTGACTTGAAAGTCACGCACACATAAAAGCGCTGAAGGGACGAGATTTAcacatgaaaacatttaaGAGTCCGCCAGGCTTTGGCTTATGTCTGCTATTCAATTTAGTTAATTCCAGCATGAGCCACATGCTGCATGTCACCAAGATGAGATAAGAAAGGCAGCAGGTTAAACGGAACAACAAAGCCCAGCGCGACGCGTTATTCATTCGCTAAAATGACATTGGCTCTCCTCGGCCGTAAACTTGACACTGGCGTTGGCCGAGCGCCAAGCACATGCTGATGTTCGCATCTTTGAACGACCTCGGGGTCACTACTTCCATTCTGCCGTTGACATCGCGCTAAAAGGGGAATCCCTGCCACTTCTGCATCTAGACTTCATTTAAGTCACATTAGTGGGGCAACACTTGACCAAGCGTCCTTAAATTACGGTACCGGCGAGTATTGTGCAGTCATACGGGAATAATGGAGTTATGGTGACTTGTAACCATTTGAATTCTGACAAGCTCCAGAAAGAACATAGAGCAAAACCACTGGCCTGCTTACACGAGCATGGCATGAATATGGAAGCACGCAAAGcattaatatttcattgtTTCAGACAAcattctttttgtttattgcttTTAAATAAGTCATGGCGTCTTCCATCTCGGAGGGAACTTCCTGATATAAA
The sequence above is drawn from the Syngnathus acus chromosome 14, fSynAcu1.2, whole genome shotgun sequence genome and encodes:
- the LOC119133643 gene encoding gamma-aminobutyric acid receptor subunit beta-2; protein product: MAVLRRRWWCFCVWVFPLVVAVVCAQSVGVNDPSNMPLVKETVDRLLTGYDIRLRPDFGGAPVGVGMNIDIASIDMVSEVNMDYTLTMYFQQAWRDKRLSYSEIPLNLTLDNRVADQLWVPDTYFLNDKKSFVHGVTVKNRMIRLHPDGTVLYGLRITTTAACMMDLRRYPLDEQNCTLEIESYGYTTDDIEFYWRGGNKAVTGVDKIELPQFSIVDHKLISKNVVFSTGSYPRLSLSFKLKRNIGYFILQTYMPSILITILSWVSFWINYDASAARVALGITTVLTMTTINTHLRETLPKIPYVKAIDMYLMGCFVFVFLALLEYALVNYIFFGRGPQRQKRAAEKTATANNEKMRMDPNKWLVGNVVGRDDTLYARMKQRDLDGHDSMWEPIFMDDGAIGLGDQKNKMDPHENILLSTLDIKNDMGISELALGLNDPRNTMLTYDSSTLQYRKAGLARHNFGRNTLERHMTQKKSRLRRRTSQLKINIPDLTDVNSIDKWSRMIFPTVFSFFNIIYWLYYVN